AGACCACACAGGCACTTGCAATCAGGtaaatttcaaaagaaatttcgttCAATATCACGATTTTATCAAACTTTTCTCTTAATCAGGAACCAGTGTACTGTGAAGCCAAATGCGGTGCTCGAATTTTGCGCGGTCGTATGTCCATTCATCGTGTCAAAGATTGTGCCAAACGTTTGAGACGGTGCCCGCATTGTAGCCGAGAATTTTCCGCTGATACGTTAGCTGCTCATGGTGCGACTTGCAGTCGTAGCCCGTTGCCGTGTCCTCAGCGATGTGATACTGGTCCCATTCCACGAGCTGACATCGAAACGCATTTACGTGATGAGTGTAAGGCATTGGCCATTCCATGTACATTCAAGGAAGCTGGTTGTCGTTTCAAGGGTCCCAGAAATTTGTTGGAATCGCATCTGGAAGCGAATACAGCATCGCATTTGTCGTTGATGGTTTCGCTGGCCGGACGACAAGGTCAACAGATCCAAATGTTGAAGGGAGCCGTAGCAAAACTGAGCACAAACTACACAGGCACACTGCTATGGAAAGTCACCGATTGGTCGGCAAAAATGGTCGAAGCTAAGACCAAGGACGGCCTAGAGTTAGTTTCCCCACCATTCTACACCAGTCAATACGGCTATAAGTTACAAGCGTCAATGTTTCTGAACGGAAACGGTCCTGGTGAGGGAACCCACGTTTCAGTCTACATCAAAGTGCTGCCGGGCGATTATGATGCTTTGCTGAAGTGGCCATTCTCACATTCCATTACATTCACACTATTCGAACAGGGAACTCTACATAGCGGCGGACAGGGTGGCGTTGCGGAATCGTTTGTACCAGATCCGTCATGGACGAATTTCCAGCGACCATCTCAAGAACCGGACTCGCTGGGCTTCGGTTTTCCTAAATTTATCTCGCACGAAATGTTAAGTCGTCGTTCATTCATCAAAGACGATACGGTGTTCTTGCGGGTCAAGGTCGATCCGAGTAAAATTGTTGCCGTTTAGAGGAAGGACGGCCGAAATTTGATGTGCCAGTGTCAATAGACATTTTCATAATGTGAATGCTGCAAGCGAATTGTTTTCGTTTGTATACTAACAACGATCGTTGGATGGGGATTTAAGGATTGGCGACTGCCGTGGAAGGAGGAAcgctgtgtgtatatataggCATTTTTAAGGTTATAAACTGATGAATCGAATCTTGTTTAGTAGTAATGAAATGCTTCTCGATGTTTAGCTGTTTCGTGGACTTtgataattcaaatttatgtaCAGGAAGGaaaatgaacaatttcaatatttcgtATGCTTTGTTCATATAACCAGGTGTTATATGTGATTACAAATGCATAGAAGCTAGGCAGATGCAAGAGTCTCAGGAATTtgatatgaaaaattaatgagCAAGTGGAATGTAAAaaagagagatagagagaagaaaaagaaaattaattttaaaaaagatCTTTGCTGGAGATAGACCAAAGTTTATTTGTTTGGAAAGCTTTTGTTCTGGCTACAATTAATCGCCGATCTCATGACTGTAGTTGAATCGAATATTGTAAAACAGGTTGTCCTCGGTTCGGCTCAATCATGTGTCGGAGGTGTAAATGGGTCGAAAAGTTTTCATAATcataaatgtttcaattaaaacgaaaaaaaaatcgtcatgaTGTGTACAATgttctgtaaatatttttatgcttAAAAAGTCATTAGTTCAGTAAGGTATTAGTTTCGAGAATAGTTTCAATATTTCGACGACATCGATGGCCAAACACAAATATATTGTTTATAATAAACATGGTCGGTGTCGGTGGAGCAAACTcatctcaaattttcgattacttttttaaatttttgtttcaacgaTTTAAGGGTTACACTAGACAACGAAACTTAATTTTTAAGTCAATGTTTACAACAACATATTATCGTATAATGAATGTGTCGgtttttgaatggtttttgtgATGCTTCTTAAGTGTGTAGTTGTGTgtacaattttataaatttaagacGCGACTTATCTAAGCTTAAGACTACGAAGAActaatttttcagaaataaatgccaatttatgtcaaatataaattttgcttGTTTTATAAACAACAGTCCAATGACTTCTATTCAATATTAGCCGAGACAGGCGTCGCTggtggaaataatgttttcttcccggaaCTGTGTCATGACTTACCGACAGAGCAAAACTTCCCGCTggtagaaaattttacaagaaaaatcgtaaaatattttagaatagTGGGTCGCCGGCGAAAGTCTTTGTCCATTTAATTGTGatattcgaaaatattgaaaatattatttcctgAAAGCGAATGCTTAAAATATTCCATAAACTTATAAAGGGTGATCACGAGTGCAGCGAGCGAGAAAATTCTGCGATTTTGAACTTTTGAATCGTTCTATTTATTACTTCCCATTTAGGTCTCAGGTTAATCTCGAAGAAACAACTCTGTGttcttttattcaattacATAGTAATAGATTGCAATTCTCATCTCTACAAAGTATATATGGCCTGGAAGATGCGGGAAttccaaagaaaaaaaaaaacaaaaaacgagccgtcagaacagtcggagcgtttgctgcgactgagccccgtacaaacccgtacatctattgcgtacgtgaccctagttcgtccgtcgccctactcttaccgtaagcctactgcgcccgtaaacgtcggtaaagtaaaattcttatgaaatgtgtacgtcttaaaaattgcgcatagcgcaattacgaagccccgtccgacgtttctttcaaatgtaacacaaatttcgaattgagttacaaacaatttttatttttatttttagccccgtacgaagtacgaaggggcttataggattacgatgccgtgtgtaattgatggaattcgaagcagacggtaagtgcaaagtgtttgcctatgtttatagatgacgaatccgcaataaaaatttgggccgtctgtccgtctgtccgtctgtccgtctgtccgtctgtccgtctgtccgtcacgtcgatatcttgagtaaatcaaatccgatttcaaaaatttttttttccctgaaagatagtcaaaattgtgaggctaagttcgaagatgggcatattcgggtcggcccttcgtgagttagggccacctaagtgatttaaggtcttttggtgatatttatggcaaaataaacgatggaaatgtaaatgacacggcaaatgataggtattgtcaataccaatccaggaaaaaaaagttttttaaaatcgggtgagtggaccgtgagttagggccttagaagtgaaaagctactagggccctatgtgtattttacatagaactcaagtaaatttcatccgtttttcgtaatttttgtttcatttgaaagataatcgaacaccgaatagaatgttgttgaaaaaaattaaatttgggtccttggactaagaccgctactagggccctatgtgtattttacatataactcgagcaaatttcatccgtttttcgtaatttttgtttcatttggaaggtaatcaaaggccgaatagaatgttgttgaaaaaaaattaaatttgggtcctcggactaaggctgctactaggcccctatgtgtattttacatataactcgagcaaatttcatccgtttttcgtaatttttgtttcatttgaaaggtaatcaaaggccgaatagaatg
This region of Bradysia coprophila strain Holo2 chromosome IV, BU_Bcop_v1, whole genome shotgun sequence genomic DNA includes:
- the LOC119066457 gene encoding TNF receptor-associated factor 4 isoform X1; amino-acid sequence: MVRSLSQWTKTLSFPARISPNRNSKECNVNVHPITPPALPRKNNQTPSPTPNVPITEISQIIYPDPESEKAIMGSLVFCIHHKQGCKWSDELRKLKAHLNACKHDTDPCPNKCGSQIPRVMMTDHLTFTCNQRRANCEYCNTEFSGQGLEDHTGTCNQEPVYCEAKCGARILRGRMSIHRVKDCAKRLRRCPHCSREFSADTLAAHGATCSRSPLPCPQRCDTGPIPRADIETHLRDECKALAIPCTFKEAGCRFKGPRNLLESHLEANTASHLSLMVSLAGRQGQQIQMLKGAVAKLSTNYTGTLLWKVTDWSAKMVEAKTKDGLELVSPPFYTSQYGYKLQASMFLNGNGPGEGTHVSVYIKVLPGDYDALLKWPFSHSITFTLFEQGTLHSGGQGGVAESFVPDPSWTNFQRPSQEPDSLGFGFPKFISHEMLSRRSFIKDDTVFLRVKVDPSKIVAV
- the LOC119066457 gene encoding TNF receptor-associated factor 4 isoform X2 is translated as MPIMNEPRPSVVQQVAHRIVRDGLMVSQPIQPIPNMVGSARDYAMIYPDPESEKAIMGSLVFCIHHKQGCKWSDELRKLKAHLNACKHDTDPCPNKCGSQIPRVMMTDHLTFTCNQRRANCEYCNTEFSGQGLEDHTGTCNQEPVYCEAKCGARILRGRMSIHRVKDCAKRLRRCPHCSREFSADTLAAHGATCSRSPLPCPQRCDTGPIPRADIETHLRDECKALAIPCTFKEAGCRFKGPRNLLESHLEANTASHLSLMVSLAGRQGQQIQMLKGAVAKLSTNYTGTLLWKVTDWSAKMVEAKTKDGLELVSPPFYTSQYGYKLQASMFLNGNGPGEGTHVSVYIKVLPGDYDALLKWPFSHSITFTLFEQGTLHSGGQGGVAESFVPDPSWTNFQRPSQEPDSLGFGFPKFISHEMLSRRSFIKDDTVFLRVKVDPSKIVAV